A region from the Salinivibrio kushneri genome encodes:
- the fabG gene encoding 3-oxoacyl-ACP reductase FabG encodes MLTGKHCVITGAAQGIGRAIVETFVEQGATKIYALDRNIDNMQDWQTDAVIVPVALDVCDQDAVANWVQTLHQQHAVIDILVNNAGITRDNLLTKMSESDWDAVIDVNLKGVFTMTQAIAPLMIAQERGAIVSLSSVVGTDGNIGQTNYAASKGGVIAMTKTWSKELARHGAQIRANCVAPGFIETPMTANLPDKVIEMMKGKTPLGRMGTAQDIANAISFLASDNASFITGQTLKVDGGLVI; translated from the coding sequence ATGCTGACCGGTAAACACTGTGTCATTACAGGTGCCGCACAAGGGATTGGCCGCGCGATTGTTGAAACCTTTGTTGAGCAAGGCGCTACCAAAATTTATGCACTAGATAGGAATATTGACAACATGCAAGACTGGCAGACGGATGCGGTTATCGTGCCCGTCGCGCTGGATGTTTGCGATCAAGACGCTGTCGCGAATTGGGTGCAGACCCTGCACCAACAACACGCAGTGATCGATATACTGGTGAACAATGCTGGCATCACCCGAGACAACCTACTCACCAAAATGAGCGAAAGTGACTGGGACGCAGTCATTGACGTTAACCTAAAAGGCGTCTTTACCATGACACAAGCGATCGCGCCACTGATGATAGCGCAAGAGAGAGGCGCGATTGTGAGCTTGTCTTCCGTCGTCGGCACCGATGGTAATATTGGTCAAACCAACTACGCGGCATCAAAAGGTGGCGTGATAGCCATGACCAAAACCTGGTCAAAAGAGCTTGCCCGTCATGGGGCACAAATACGCGCTAACTGCGTGGCCCCCGGTTTTATTGAAACGCCCATGACAGCAAACTTACCCGATAAAGTCATTGAGATGATGAAAGGAAAAACCCCGCTGGGACGAATGGGCACCGCCCAAGACATCGCCAATGCGATCAGCTTTCTCGCCAGTGATAACGCGAGCTTTATCACAGGGCAGACGCTTAAAGTCGACGGGGGATTAGTCATATAA
- the hppD gene encoding 4-hydroxyphenylpyruvate dioxygenase: MTSTMQAPVKTINPLGTDGFEFVEYTAPDQAGIDALKNLFSLMGFAEIAKHKHKDVWLYRQGDTNFIVNGEPESQAQGFAKQHGASVNAMAFRVQDAVHAIAYAAKQGAKVVEPNIGPMELSIPAVYGIGDSLLYFVDRYGDQSIYEVDFDFYPDWQSRLKEADAGLKVIDHLTHNVDIGNMDVWADFYERIANFKEIRFFDIEGKKTGLKSRALTAPCGKIRIPINESSDDKSQIAEYLKEYNGEGIQHIAMTTDNIYQTVRTLRQRGMAFMDTPDTYYEKINERVNGHEESIDELRDTRVLIDGDVDSGILLQIFTNTVIGPVFFEIIQRKGNQGFGEGNFKALFESIELDQMRRGVLD; encoded by the coding sequence ATGACGTCAACCATGCAAGCACCTGTCAAAACGATTAATCCATTGGGCACAGATGGATTTGAGTTCGTCGAATACACAGCGCCCGATCAAGCGGGGATTGATGCGCTTAAAAATTTGTTCTCACTGATGGGTTTTGCCGAAATTGCCAAACACAAACACAAGGATGTTTGGCTGTATCGTCAGGGAGACACTAACTTTATCGTCAACGGTGAGCCTGAATCACAAGCGCAAGGCTTTGCCAAGCAGCACGGTGCGAGTGTCAACGCCATGGCGTTTCGCGTTCAAGATGCGGTACACGCGATTGCGTATGCGGCTAAACAAGGCGCCAAAGTGGTTGAACCAAACATCGGTCCAATGGAGCTTAGTATTCCCGCGGTATACGGCATTGGTGATTCATTGCTTTACTTTGTCGACCGCTATGGCGACCAAAGTATTTATGAAGTCGATTTTGACTTTTATCCAGATTGGCAATCGCGCCTGAAAGAAGCGGATGCAGGATTGAAAGTCATCGACCATTTAACCCATAACGTGGATATTGGCAACATGGACGTGTGGGCTGACTTTTACGAGCGTATTGCCAACTTCAAAGAGATCCGGTTTTTTGACATTGAAGGCAAAAAGACTGGGCTAAAGTCGCGTGCTCTGACCGCGCCTTGCGGAAAAATCCGTATTCCCATCAATGAGTCAAGTGATGACAAGTCACAGATTGCAGAGTACTTGAAAGAGTACAACGGTGAGGGGATCCAGCATATCGCCATGACCACCGACAACATCTACCAAACCGTGCGGACGTTACGTCAACGAGGTATGGCATTCATGGATACGCCGGACACCTACTATGAGAAAATCAACGAGCGTGTCAACGGCCATGAAGAAAGCATCGACGAGTTGCGTGACACCCGTGTATTGATTGACGGTGACGTAGACAGCGGCATCTTGCTGCAAATTTTCACCAATACTGTTATTGGGCCGGTCTTCTTTGAAATTATCCAACGTAAGGGTAACCAAGGCTTTGGCGAAGGTAACTTTAAAGCCTTGTTCGAGTCTATCGAGCTGGATCAAATGCGTCGTGGTGTATTGGACTAA
- a CDS encoding sphingomyelin phosphodiesterase, producing MKINKLLSTAAALLLSLSAHAGQLNVMAYNIMQLSNLQDWDQAERAARLPQAIADMDTQPDVILVSEAFNAEAEQAMNQLASLYPYQTPNVGQDCSGEGWDALTGDCSNSLFVVRGGVTILSKYPILTQKAHVYHHSLKGSWDYQANKGFAYVEIDKEGEAFHLIGTHLQATHDGMSDEEHQVRLGQLGEIKDFIDKAAIPADEPVIIGGDMNVEWSRQDEIKDMKAALNGALRFTEPEVTSFSAKHNWFTKANAYHFDYDLNYNTTLDYILWSRDHAVPANQPEMQVVQLSANDRWYWDYLEGEWPQAAGQTYHDGYYNELSDHYPVMVQFEFE from the coding sequence ATGAAAATCAATAAACTGCTCTCAACGGCAGCGGCGTTGCTGCTTAGCCTCAGTGCGCATGCGGGTCAGCTTAATGTCATGGCGTATAACATTATGCAACTTAGCAACCTACAAGACTGGGATCAAGCTGAGCGTGCAGCCCGTCTGCCGCAAGCCATTGCCGACATGGACACGCAGCCTGATGTGATCTTGGTGAGCGAGGCCTTCAACGCTGAAGCTGAGCAAGCGATGAATCAGCTTGCAAGCCTGTACCCTTATCAAACACCGAATGTCGGACAAGACTGTAGCGGAGAAGGTTGGGATGCACTGACTGGGGATTGCTCCAATTCTTTATTTGTCGTGCGTGGCGGCGTGACGATTCTCTCCAAGTACCCCATTTTGACTCAGAAAGCGCACGTTTATCATCACAGCCTGAAAGGTAGCTGGGACTACCAAGCCAACAAAGGCTTTGCATACGTCGAAATTGACAAAGAAGGCGAAGCTTTTCACCTAATTGGCACCCATTTACAAGCCACGCATGATGGGATGTCCGATGAAGAGCATCAAGTGCGTCTGGGTCAGCTAGGTGAAATTAAAGACTTTATCGACAAGGCGGCGATCCCTGCTGACGAGCCTGTGATTATTGGTGGTGATATGAATGTGGAGTGGAGCCGCCAAGATGAAATTAAAGACATGAAAGCAGCATTAAATGGTGCATTGCGCTTTACCGAACCGGAGGTAACGTCTTTTTCTGCCAAGCACAACTGGTTTACGAAAGCGAACGCGTATCACTTTGACTATGATCTTAACTACAATACCACGTTAGATTATATTTTGTGGAGCCGTGATCATGCCGTGCCAGCTAATCAACCTGAGATGCAGGTGGTACAGTTAAGCGCTAACGACCGTTGGTATTGGGACTACCTTGAAGGCGAGTGGCCGCAAGCGGCTGGACAAACCTATCATGATGGTTACTACAATGAACTCTCTGATCACTATCCGGTCATGGTACAGTTTGAATTTGAATAA
- a CDS encoding response regulator, producing MKVGSPLTRPSLSAGIVTKLALSWTVLTALFTALLLLGDYQTHKADVERALQQVGNRDVSAMTGHLWRVETQAFEQQIEQLIAQPEIDYIHVYDADGSLIERGVEPAAQSLQKRWSLIATDEGNEYTLGQLEVASNYTALNAYFGDSAQWVFLGWLAVSGLGIISSMWIVRRHLDRPLLALHQQVNQWENGIPTPIQVPRQFHHWRGFETRYNAMITALGQQLTQLEDAKHDAEKASQKKSEFLANMSHEIRTPMNGIIGMASLLKSTRLNDEQQEFVEMLETSSMSLLDIINDILDFSKIEAGKLELEPLELNIFELGKDLENLFILRAKEKQLAFRCEIDADISPLLIGDAPRLRQVMINLVGNAIKFTECGEVVVSIKQVSDEDTASVLRFEVSDTGPGIPVEEQSRIFGKFEQGDSLTAAARGTGLGLAISQQIVNLMGGRITLNSEVNVGSLFTFTVRFECADIPLATPVEAYLFAGAPMLLVDDSRLNMRITTAQLSNLGCQVTCCMHPDDVIPLIRERLDSHYPFKVILLDKVMPKMDGFRLAEQIIATFADKSPAIMMLTAAPDALDKPRVERSGIEGYLGRPYQFNDLKAHLVRILQQRQPTLGVVRSTGKGTSLAGLHVLVVEDSKVNQRVTEAILTQLGVHVRSAADGEQALALWKSQPFDAIFMDCQMPVMDGYQAAEHIRAQESRFNRTPIIALTANATTEDKEACLAAGMDDYIAKPVRQHELATMLRKHTFTSQTYLVTH from the coding sequence ATGAAGGTAGGTAGCCCCCTGACACGCCCTTCGCTTTCTGCGGGAATCGTTACCAAGCTAGCCTTAAGCTGGACCGTACTGACTGCATTGTTTACGGCGCTTCTTCTGCTGGGCGATTACCAAACGCACAAAGCAGATGTCGAGCGCGCCTTGCAACAGGTAGGCAACAGAGATGTCAGTGCGATGACTGGGCATCTATGGCGTGTGGAAACGCAAGCTTTTGAGCAACAGATAGAGCAGCTCATCGCCCAACCTGAGATTGACTATATCCATGTATATGATGCCGATGGCTCGTTAATTGAGCGCGGCGTGGAGCCTGCTGCACAGTCGTTGCAAAAGCGTTGGTCGTTAATTGCAACCGACGAGGGGAACGAGTATACCCTTGGGCAACTTGAGGTGGCGTCAAATTACACGGCGTTAAACGCCTATTTTGGTGATAGTGCCCAGTGGGTTTTTCTTGGATGGTTGGCGGTGTCAGGATTGGGAATTATCAGCTCTATGTGGATTGTGCGCCGCCACTTAGATAGGCCGTTATTGGCGCTACACCAGCAAGTTAACCAGTGGGAGAATGGCATACCCACACCGATTCAGGTTCCACGCCAATTTCATCATTGGCGGGGTTTTGAAACGCGTTATAACGCCATGATCACAGCGCTAGGGCAACAACTGACGCAGTTGGAGGACGCGAAGCACGACGCTGAAAAGGCCAGTCAAAAGAAAAGCGAGTTTTTGGCCAATATGAGCCATGAGATCCGCACACCAATGAACGGCATTATTGGGATGGCCTCACTGTTAAAGAGCACACGCTTAAATGACGAGCAACAAGAGTTTGTCGAGATGTTAGAAACGTCGTCGATGTCGTTATTAGATATCATTAACGACATCCTCGATTTCTCTAAAATCGAAGCAGGTAAGTTAGAGCTAGAACCATTAGAACTCAATATATTTGAGTTAGGGAAAGATCTCGAGAACCTGTTCATTCTTCGTGCCAAGGAAAAGCAACTCGCCTTTCGCTGCGAGATAGACGCTGATATTTCCCCATTGTTGATCGGCGATGCACCGCGATTACGCCAAGTGATGATTAATTTGGTGGGTAATGCAATCAAGTTTACTGAGTGTGGAGAGGTGGTTGTCTCTATCAAGCAAGTGAGCGACGAGGATACCGCCAGTGTGCTGCGTTTTGAAGTGAGCGATACCGGGCCAGGCATTCCCGTTGAAGAACAAAGCCGTATTTTTGGTAAGTTTGAACAAGGTGATTCTTTAACCGCCGCCGCTCGAGGCACAGGGCTGGGGCTCGCCATCTCACAGCAAATTGTCAACTTAATGGGGGGGCGAATCACCCTCAACAGTGAAGTGAATGTGGGCAGTCTATTTACGTTTACCGTGCGTTTTGAGTGTGCGGATATTCCTTTAGCCACGCCGGTCGAGGCTTATCTTTTTGCCGGTGCGCCGATGTTATTGGTAGACGATAGTCGTTTAAACATGCGCATCACCACGGCACAATTGAGCAACCTTGGCTGCCAGGTTACATGCTGCATGCACCCGGATGACGTGATCCCTTTAATTCGCGAACGCCTTGATAGCCACTATCCCTTTAAAGTGATTTTACTCGATAAAGTGATGCCCAAAATGGATGGCTTTCGCTTGGCAGAACAGATCATTGCTACATTTGCAGATAAAAGCCCTGCGATCATGATGTTAACGGCGGCGCCTGATGCATTAGATAAGCCGCGGGTTGAACGCTCAGGCATAGAGGGTTACTTAGGTCGTCCCTACCAATTTAATGACTTAAAAGCGCATTTGGTGCGGATCTTACAACAGCGCCAACCGACGCTGGGGGTCGTACGCTCTACCGGAAAAGGCACCTCACTGGCTGGGTTGCATGTCTTAGTCGTGGAAGATTCCAAAGTTAACCAACGAGTGACTGAAGCGATATTGACTCAGCTAGGGGTACATGTCCGTTCGGCTGCCGATGGTGAGCAGGCGTTAGCGCTATGGAAAAGCCAACCTTTTGATGCGATTTTCATGGATTGTCAAATGCCTGTGATGGACGGTTATCAAGCCGCTGAACACATCCGGGCACAAGAATCACGCTTTAACCGAACCCCCATTATTGCACTGACCGCGAATGCGACAACGGAAGACAAGGAAGCGTGCTTAGCCGCGGGGATGGATGATTATATTGCCAAACCTGTTAGGCAGCATGAGCTTGCGACCATGCTGAGAAAACATACCTTTACCTCGCAAACCTACTTAGTGACGCATTAA
- the fabI gene encoding enoyl-ACP reductase FabI, whose protein sequence is MEHPFSLAGKVGIVAGLANENSIAFGCAQALSQAGADVLVTYGTPKAERFVTPLKAAMGDPELMLCDVQDDQQLDALFARAKEKWGRVDFVVHSIAFAPLDDLHGRVVDCSREGFSLAMDISCHSFIRMAKQAEPLMPDGGTLFNMSYYGAEKAVDNYNLMGPVKAALESTTRYLAAELGPKGIRVHAISPGPIRTRAASGLKEFEALAVDGETRSPLRRLATVQDVGHAVVYLSADAGRVLTGLTHYVDAGHHLRF, encoded by the coding sequence GTGGAACATCCTTTTTCACTTGCAGGTAAAGTCGGCATTGTCGCCGGACTGGCCAATGAAAACAGCATTGCGTTTGGGTGTGCTCAAGCGCTGAGCCAAGCGGGTGCCGATGTGCTGGTCACTTATGGCACACCCAAGGCAGAGCGATTTGTGACCCCGCTCAAAGCGGCCATGGGCGATCCAGAACTGATGCTGTGTGATGTGCAGGACGATCAACAACTCGATGCACTATTTGCGCGTGCCAAGGAAAAATGGGGACGGGTTGATTTTGTTGTGCATTCAATTGCTTTTGCGCCTTTGGATGATTTACACGGTCGCGTGGTCGATTGCTCGCGAGAGGGGTTCTCGCTAGCGATGGATATTTCTTGTCATTCATTTATCCGTATGGCGAAACAGGCAGAGCCACTGATGCCTGATGGCGGCACGCTGTTTAACATGTCCTATTATGGGGCGGAGAAAGCCGTCGATAATTACAACCTTATGGGGCCTGTCAAAGCGGCGCTTGAGTCAACCACCCGCTACTTAGCAGCAGAATTAGGCCCAAAAGGGATCCGGGTGCATGCTATTTCCCCCGGCCCGATCAGAACCCGTGCTGCGTCGGGGTTAAAAGAATTTGAAGCCTTGGCCGTGGATGGTGAGACGCGCTCGCCCCTTCGGCGATTGGCAACCGTACAAGATGTTGGTCATGCTGTGGTGTACCTTAGCGCCGATGCCGGCCGTGTGTTGACGGGGCTAACCCATTACGTTGATGCTGGTCATCACCTTAGGTTTTAA
- a CDS encoding acetate/propionate family kinase, whose translation MANILVINSGSSSLKFALFDTEGPVDSGSGSSVHVLVKGQFSGLGTDRYDVSMTRHKPGISTVSPGSAPDHHTAVASLLVWLERHGLLDDIVAVGHRVVHGGRHFQQSTPLDARSVKLLEALTSLAPLHQPYSLAPIKALQTRLPDMRQIACFDTAFHAKQPKEARQFALPYPMYDRGFQRYGFHGLSYDFISRCLPEVIPDFDRDAKVIVAHLGNGASLCAIQSRQSVASTMGFTALEGLPMGTRSGAIDAGLVLHLITEEGMTPDDVSTLLYKESGLLGLSGISSDMRTLLCSDKPRAKQAIAHYCYRIAREIGSLCAAMGGVDHLVFTAGIGEHAAPVRERVVAQCDWLGMRLDASANQANQACISASDSQIGVWVIPTDEERVIAADCAAMLR comes from the coding sequence ATGGCGAACATACTGGTCATTAACAGTGGCTCGTCGAGCTTAAAGTTTGCATTGTTTGATACCGAGGGCCCCGTGGATTCGGGGTCTGGCTCATCGGTTCATGTCTTAGTCAAAGGGCAGTTCTCAGGGCTCGGAACCGATCGCTACGATGTATCAATGACCCGCCATAAGCCGGGGATCAGTACGGTCTCCCCGGGCTCTGCGCCGGACCATCATACTGCTGTCGCGTCGTTACTCGTCTGGTTAGAGCGCCACGGGCTGTTGGACGATATTGTCGCCGTCGGTCACCGTGTGGTTCACGGGGGGAGGCATTTTCAGCAATCAACGCCTCTTGATGCGCGCAGCGTCAAGCTTTTGGAGGCATTAACCTCGCTAGCACCGCTTCATCAGCCTTATAGCCTTGCTCCGATTAAAGCATTGCAAACGCGATTACCCGATATGCGCCAGATTGCCTGTTTCGATACCGCCTTTCATGCCAAGCAGCCAAAGGAAGCGCGTCAATTTGCGCTTCCTTATCCAATGTATGACAGAGGCTTTCAACGGTATGGCTTTCATGGCTTGTCCTATGACTTCATCTCGCGCTGCTTACCCGAGGTGATCCCTGATTTTGATCGCGACGCTAAAGTGATTGTTGCACATCTTGGTAATGGTGCGAGTTTGTGTGCTATCCAATCACGGCAAAGTGTGGCTTCCACCATGGGCTTTACGGCGCTGGAAGGCTTACCCATGGGCACGCGAAGTGGCGCCATTGATGCGGGATTGGTGCTGCACCTGATCACCGAAGAAGGAATGACACCCGACGACGTCAGCACACTTTTGTATAAAGAGTCGGGTCTATTAGGCTTATCGGGGATCAGCAGTGATATGCGCACTTTATTATGCAGTGATAAACCCAGAGCCAAACAGGCGATAGCGCACTATTGTTATCGAATTGCGCGAGAAATCGGTAGCCTGTGTGCGGCAATGGGCGGTGTCGATCATCTGGTGTTCACCGCTGGGATTGGCGAGCATGCTGCACCTGTGCGCGAGCGTGTGGTGGCACAGTGTGATTGGCTAGGCATGCGCTTGGATGCGTCGGCCAATCAAGCCAATCAAGCCTGTATATCCGCATCGGATAGTCAGATCGGTGTGTGGGTGATCCCCACTGATGAAGAGCGTGTTATTGCCGCTGATTGCGCCGCGATGCTGCGATGA
- a CDS encoding SDR family oxidoreductase, with the protein MTPTLLITGANRGIGLALTELYLEHGWQVIACCRFPGSAPHLMTLKNRYATLTTHGLDVTDHTAIQHLASQLSDTPIHLLINNAGLYGPKGYQFGEVDTAAWRDVLEVNTIAPLVIAEHFTPHLEKASQSGHTPIFAFLSSKVGSMSDNQSGGGYIYRSSKAALNAVIKSLSIDLRSKGIRSIALHPGWVQTHMGGPNALIDTATSAQGLKHVLDTLTDSQNGNFIDYQGQDIGW; encoded by the coding sequence ATGACGCCAACACTCCTTATCACAGGCGCAAACCGTGGAATTGGTCTAGCGCTCACCGAGTTGTACCTTGAGCACGGTTGGCAGGTGATTGCCTGCTGCCGCTTCCCCGGCTCTGCGCCTCACTTAATGACATTAAAAAACCGCTACGCAACACTCACCACGCACGGGCTGGATGTAACGGATCATACCGCGATACAGCATCTTGCCTCACAGCTTAGTGACACACCTATCCATTTGCTGATCAATAATGCTGGACTCTATGGCCCCAAAGGCTATCAATTCGGTGAAGTGGACACAGCCGCATGGCGCGACGTGCTGGAGGTCAATACCATCGCGCCACTGGTTATCGCTGAACATTTCACCCCGCATCTTGAAAAGGCAAGCCAAAGTGGCCATACACCCATTTTTGCTTTCTTGTCCTCAAAAGTCGGGAGCATGAGTGATAACCAATCAGGTGGCGGGTATATTTATCGAAGTTCAAAAGCCGCGCTCAATGCTGTGATCAAAAGCCTATCTATTGACCTGCGAAGTAAAGGCATTCGTTCGATTGCTCTCCACCCTGGTTGGGTACAAACGCACATGGGTGGACCCAATGCCCTGATTGATACCGCCACATCGGCACAAGGACTAAAACATGTGCTCGATACCCTCACGGACAGTCAGAACGGCAACTTTATCGATTATCAAGGCCAAGACATTGGCTGGTAA
- a CDS encoding bifunctional enoyl-CoA hydratase/phosphate acetyltransferase, protein MSGTNNEEVIENKTYDEISLGDEAFLEKRLTMEDIKLFAIMSGDVNPAHVDDDFAKSSRFQEVIAHGMWGGALISTVLGTKLPGPGTVYLGQTLAFKAPVMLGDVLRVAVRVDKMDEKHHHIVFACRCENQRGDTVIEGEARVLAPTKKVRRQRTVLPEVRLSERGQLHAILTAADHPDPMHTAVVHPVDDSSIRGAVASAKQQLIIPTLVGPRDKIMAAADKAELDIRDFDIVDAPHSHAAAEKAVAMARAGESEALMKGALHTDELLHEVVKREGGLRTEHCLSHVMAFDVPTYPRPLFITDAAINIYPGLAQKRDIIQNAIELAHAIGNSHPRVAILSAVETINPKLNATLDAAALCKMAERGQITGGILDGPLAFDSAVSEDSRVTKGIDSPVAGCADILVAPDLEAANMLMKQLSYLADATGAGVVVGARVPIMLTSRADDALTRIASSALALLLAEHQRKALNKYK, encoded by the coding sequence ATGTCAGGGACGAATAACGAGGAAGTCATCGAGAATAAGACGTACGATGAGATTTCATTAGGCGATGAGGCGTTTTTAGAAAAGCGCCTCACCATGGAAGACATTAAGCTTTTTGCAATCATGTCGGGGGATGTTAACCCTGCTCATGTGGATGATGATTTTGCTAAGAGCAGTCGCTTTCAAGAAGTGATTGCCCATGGTATGTGGGGTGGGGCACTGATTTCTACCGTACTCGGCACAAAACTACCCGGCCCCGGCACTGTCTACCTTGGACAAACACTGGCGTTCAAAGCCCCTGTCATGCTCGGCGATGTGCTGCGCGTTGCCGTTCGTGTCGATAAAATGGACGAAAAACATCACCACATTGTGTTTGCCTGTCGCTGTGAAAACCAACGCGGTGATACCGTGATTGAAGGGGAAGCGCGCGTCCTCGCCCCCACCAAAAAAGTTCGGCGTCAACGCACCGTTTTACCTGAAGTGCGTTTATCCGAGCGCGGGCAATTGCATGCGATTTTAACCGCGGCCGATCACCCTGATCCTATGCACACCGCGGTGGTGCACCCAGTCGATGATAGCTCGATCCGCGGCGCGGTCGCATCGGCGAAACAGCAGCTCATTATTCCCACCCTCGTCGGACCTCGCGACAAAATAATGGCGGCGGCGGATAAAGCCGAGCTGGATATTCGTGACTTTGACATTGTCGATGCACCTCATAGTCATGCGGCGGCAGAAAAAGCGGTGGCCATGGCGCGTGCGGGGGAGAGTGAGGCGCTAATGAAGGGCGCGCTGCATACCGACGAATTGTTACACGAAGTGGTCAAACGAGAAGGTGGGTTGAGAACTGAGCACTGCCTCAGTCATGTGATGGCCTTTGATGTGCCGACCTACCCGCGCCCGCTATTTATTACTGATGCCGCCATTAATATCTATCCAGGATTGGCTCAAAAGCGCGATATTATTCAAAATGCCATCGAACTGGCTCATGCGATTGGCAATAGTCATCCACGGGTGGCGATATTGTCGGCCGTGGAGACCATTAACCCGAAATTGAATGCGACCCTCGATGCCGCGGCACTGTGTAAAATGGCGGAACGTGGTCAAATAACGGGCGGTATCTTAGACGGACCGCTTGCGTTTGACAGTGCTGTTTCCGAGGACTCTCGCGTAACCAAAGGGATTGACTCCCCGGTTGCAGGGTGTGCGGATATTCTGGTGGCGCCCGATCTTGAGGCCGCCAATATGTTGATGAAACAATTGAGCTATCTTGCCGATGCCACCGGCGCGGGTGTGGTGGTGGGGGCGCGTGTGCCCATTATGCTCACCAGCCGTGCCGATGATGCACTAACCCGTATTGCGTCGAGCGCGCTGGCGTTGTTGCTTGCGGAGCATCAACGAAAAGCACTGAATAAGTATAAGTAG
- a CDS encoding nucleoside triphosphate pyrophosphohydrolase family protein, with protein MKFAVLNQAIYDHLYRDIEAFRTTFDLPCNDPDSLDDKADDLHTALAVEEMTELAEADSLVEQVDAIVDSVYVLMGRAVQMGSRGYREQLEVSYMIDILLQIASRLGIDFVTCWDEVHSSNMSKVCRNQQEFADTQAFYAQKGIDVVASPKEDGIIAKCAVDVSVDGKLIREGKVMKSVYYRPADLAKCVMAELA; from the coding sequence ATGAAATTTGCTGTTCTCAATCAAGCGATCTACGACCACCTTTACCGTGATATTGAAGCCTTTCGCACCACCTTTGATCTGCCCTGCAATGATCCAGATTCTCTCGATGACAAGGCCGATGATTTGCACACGGCGTTGGCGGTAGAAGAGATGACAGAGCTTGCGGAAGCCGACTCGCTGGTTGAGCAAGTGGACGCTATTGTTGATAGTGTCTACGTGCTGATGGGGCGCGCTGTTCAAATGGGGTCGCGTGGATACCGGGAACAACTCGAAGTGAGCTACATGATTGATATCTTGCTTCAAATCGCCTCGCGCCTAGGTATTGATTTTGTGACCTGTTGGGATGAGGTGCATAGCAGCAATATGAGTAAAGTCTGTCGCAATCAACAAGAGTTTGCCGATACCCAAGCGTTTTACGCGCAAAAAGGGATAGACGTCGTTGCCAGCCCCAAAGAGGATGGCATCATCGCTAAATGTGCCGTCGATGTCAGTGTGGACGGCAAGCTTATCCGTGAAGGCAAGGTGATGAAATCGGTCTACTACCGTCCCGCTGACCTTGCCAAGTGTGTGATGGCCGAGTTGGCGTAG
- a CDS encoding outer membrane beta-barrel protein, producing MTKHLSLATLCAGMLLATTAQAQTSPLSIGASASVTDVKYGSQTETGHTWEVNGTLRVTDYTSLYTGYGETSADFDNENGTETKLTSSYIPVGLQVNFPMSMGNIYLRGGGNYYQTEFGTDKDIGWGATGTVGFELQPTVGPKMAFELTYADRGDAETSSVSVGTSVGF from the coding sequence ATGACCAAACATTTATCGCTCGCCACACTGTGTGCTGGCATGCTGCTGGCCACAACCGCACAAGCGCAAACCTCCCCGCTCAGTATCGGTGCTAGCGCAAGTGTCACCGACGTAAAATACGGCTCTCAAACGGAGACAGGTCACACTTGGGAAGTCAATGGCACCTTACGCGTGACAGATTATACGAGCTTATATACCGGATATGGCGAAACCAGCGCTGACTTTGACAATGAGAATGGCACCGAAACCAAGCTGACTTCATCCTATATTCCGGTTGGATTACAAGTTAACTTTCCCATGTCAATGGGCAATATCTACCTACGCGGTGGCGGCAACTACTATCAAACTGAGTTCGGCACAGATAAAGATATTGGCTGGGGCGCCACAGGCACTGTGGGATTTGAATTACAGCCCACCGTTGGCCCTAAAATGGCGTTTGAATTAACCTATGCTGATAGAGGCGACGCAGAAACCAGTTCAGTCAGTGTCGGAACCAGTGTTGGCTTTTAA